A part of Scleropages formosus chromosome 3, fSclFor1.1, whole genome shotgun sequence genomic DNA contains:
- the LOC114910158 gene encoding 40S ribosomal protein S3a has translation MAVGKNKRLTKGGKKGAKKKIVDPFSKKDWYDVKAPAMFNIRNLGKTLVTRTQGTKIASDGLKGRVFEVSLADLQNDEVAFRKFKLITEDVQGKNCLTNFHGMDLTRDKMCSMVKKWQTMIEAHVDVKTTDGYLLRLFCVGFTKKRTNQIRKTSYAQHQQVRQIRKKMMEIMTREVQTNDLKEVVNKLIPDSVGKDIEKACQSIYPLHDVYVRKVKMLKKPKFELGKLMELHGEGGSTTTAKPTGDDTGAKVERADGYEPPIQESV, from the exons ATGGCAGTCGGCAAGAATAAGAGACTGACCAAAGGAGGCAAGAAAGGTGCCAAGAAGAAGAT TGTGGATCCTTTCTCCAAAAAGGATTGGTATGATGTCAAGGCGCCGGCTATGTTCAACATCCGCAACCTGGGCAAGACTCTGGTCACCAGGACACAGGGAACCA AAATTGCATCGGATGGTTTGAAGGGCCGTGTGTTTGAAGTGAGTCTGGCCGACCTGCAGAACGATGAGGTTGCCTTCCGCAAGTTCAAGCTCATCACTGAGGATGTCCAGGGCAAGAACTGCCTTACCAACTTCCATGGCATGGATCTGACTCGTGACAAGATGTGCTCCATGGTcaaaaaatggcag ACCATGATTGAGGCACATGTGGACGTGAAGACCACCGATGGCTACCTGCTTCGCCTTTTCTGTGTCGGTTTCACTAAGAAACGCACAAACCAGATCAGGAAAACCTCCTATGCTCAGCACCAGCAGGTCCGTCAGATCCGTAAGAAGATGATGGAGATCATGACCCGTGAGGTGCAGACCAATGACCTCAAGGAAGTTGTAAACAAACT GATCCCTGACAGTGTTGGCAAAGACATTGAGAAGGCCTGCCAGTCCATCTACCCCCTCCATGATGTCTACGTCAGGAAGGTTAAAATGCTCAAGAAGCCCAAATTTGAAT TGGGGAAGCTGATGGAGCTCCATGGTGAGGGGGGAAGCACCACCACTGCCAAGCCCACCGGAGATGACACTGGTGCCAAGGTGGAGAGGGCTGATGGCTATGAGCCCCCCATCCAGGAATCTGTCTAA
- the LOC108936662 gene encoding SH3 domain-containing protein 19-like, producing the protein MAEARVEEDEEGLRETREAAFRRTGFRPQDGSTDCTERHKPDRRSSSVSACVCARVRACVFFPSLPFAYYIFWVQHTPECSPLTSERSSPARRPSTICGFVAPLPRALRASRAHLVSQDSGETDLTGSARLPPPRRCQVAAVGKDGLRACSSSSVRRGSRSRERAEAPASARVARVFGGAAGQGPLSSIRAAIKKTTRTNPLSDHPRDRRRPEITIVSAEPLPTSPWFPGNPAGFPPPTPSSQPIWGGSISVSSQPPPSYDQVIKEKTREQVNPLGTTPLRSTTTTATQTELEPGPGAHLDPGLNVMSKALEKKGFNLRRPPKPPRPAFPSEIKPVPSGATVAPENSQGDKLSEERVEIDIHPIEVSDGLLDLGCQLPSDPPVSLPERSRVQPDLCEPCLISLDSPTELNEFSIPSSDASAFRPTGEENKRPVPRPRLKTPAAKEVKVQTLVRLTDDGENAQLTFNSGEVSTGRYLQELLDIFGPEEPHFPSQPGDQSERSEDMSTLRAKIQAFEKQSATSSEDGEVKKPEPRPRVQQPRPAAMAAKPTLAPKPTSKNIWEGGLPAGSSAGADGCKDVHSALSSSPRPVLPTPSTTETDGKEKRPSRPPVAPRAKTFQAKDKASAIESPAPLGQAGPMTDLISFSVDTSNLQPVPSHAHSEDTGSDCASYVPSKQDSNPPVVPRKPTLTRLPSRPGKPSEAEPSDPPPPLPTEKPVSGLPPPVAQKPSIASQATAAPRALESSQSEGFCSSLAGKSIPQRGKIPPPRPPPLKGTPGRPPPPRPAPCRSGPDSGPKDTSSQGSQKKGPALPPRPSPGHALLSRKTKEEVLIELGQSEGSAAERRAGEPKSPEAPSSVRIVSPAACGSAHLQAPVPGQGLKDSHGLHAEVLRDFTAGGPDELPLKAGDRVSMMQRVDGDWFRGTCRSASGIFPASHVKVLSSVPSAESGKTAKPTATLVSGPRCVARFAFAGDHGDELSLSEGDVVKLVEYVDREWARGELDGLVGIFPLNFVEIVQDLPAPAAQPSGVCGMTSSLKKQEAAEVSAVTGDPPGEWAVALYSFTAQTDEDLSFQQGEHILVTQHVDSDWCCGRLNGREGLFPKAFVQIPAGDKCGM; encoded by the exons ATGGCCGAAGCCCGggtggaggaggacgaggaggggCTGCGAGAGACCCGAGAAGCGGCCTTCAGACGGACCGGCTTCAGACCCCAGGACGGGTCAACAG ATTGCACGGAGAGACACAAGCCTGACCGACGCTCCTCCAG tgtctctgcgtgtgtgtgcgcgcgtgtgcgtgcgtgtgtgttttttccctctctaCCCTTTGCTTATTACATTTTTTGGGTGCAGCACACCCCTGAATGCTCGCCGCTGACGAGCGAAAGGTCCTCCCCCGCCAGAAGACCGTCGACGATCTGCGGCTTTGTAGCGCCGCTGCCCCGTGCTCTCCGAGCTTCCAGAGCTCATTTAGTATCTCAGGATTCGGGGGAAACGGATCTTACTGGAAGTGCACGCCTACCTCCACCGCGCCGCTGCCAAGTCGCGGCCGTCGGGAAGGACGGGCTGCGCGCGTGCAGCAGTTCCTCGGTCCGCCGCGGGTCTCGGAGTCGAGAACGCGCGGAGGCTCCCGCGTCGGCTCGCGTCGCTCGGGTCTTCGGAGGAGCAGCGGG CCAAGGGCCGCTTTCCTCTATAAGAGCCGCCATCAAGAAAA ctaccagAACAAATCCCCTCAGTGACCATCCTAGAGATAGAAG ACGGCCGGAAATAACAATCGTCTCCGCGGAACCCCTTCCCACATCACCCTGGTTCCCAGGGAACCCTGCCGGATTTCCACCTCCCACACCTTCATCTCAGCCAATCTGGGGCGGCAGCATCTCAGTATCTTCCCAG CCACCACCTTCCTATGACCAGGTGATCAAGGAGAAGACACGGGAGCAGGTCAATCCCCTGGGCACAACCCCTCTTCGCTCCACCACCACTAcagccacacagactgagctggagccGGGGCCTGGAGCCCACTTGGATCCAGGACTGAATGTCATGTCAAAAGCCCTTGAGAAGAAAGGGTTCAACT TAAGAAGACCTCCAAAGCCACCGAGACCAGCGTTTCCTTCGGAAATCAAGCCAGTGCCAAGCGGAGCAACAGTCGCTCCGGAAAATTCTCAGGGAGACAAATTGTCCGAGGAACGTGTTGAGATCGACATTCATCCAATCGAAGTCAGCGACGGGCTCCTTGATTTGGGCTGCCAACTCCCTTCGGATCCCCCTGTGTCTCTACCCGAGCGGAGTCGTGTGCAGCCAGACCTCTGTGAACCGTGCCTAATCTCTTTGGATTCCCCCACCGAACTGAACGAGTTTTCCATCCCTTCCTCAGATGCTTCAGCCTTCCGTCCCACTGGGGAAGAAAACAAGCGTCCGGTGCCGCGGCCGCGCTTGAAGACACCTGCCGCCAAAGAGGTAAAAGTTCAGACGCTTGTGAGGCTGACAGATGATGGGGAGAACGCTCAGCTGACCTTTAACAGTGGGGAAGTGTCCACGGGGAGGTATCTACAGGAGCTTTTAGACATTTTTGGTCCTGAAGAGCCGCATTTCCCAAGCCAGCCTGGTGACCAGAGCGAACGAAGTGAAGACATGAGTACTTTACGTGCAAAGATCCAAGCCTTTGAGAAGCAGTCTGCCACAAGCAGCGAGGATGGAGAAGTTAAGAAACCAGAACCACGTCCTCGTGTTCAGCAACCCAGGCCCGCAGCGATGGCTGCCAAGCCGACCCTTGCCCCTAAGCCAACCAGTAAGAACATCTGGGAAGGTGGCTTGCCAGCAGGGTCCTCTGCCGGAGCCGACGGCTGTAAAGATGTTCATTCTGCTCTGAGCTCTTCGCCAAGGCCTGTGCTCCCCACCCCATCCACGACAGAGACAGATGGCAAGGAGAAGCGTCCATCCCGACCCCCCGTAGCTCCGCGAGCCAAGACCTTCCAAGCCAAGGATAAAGCCTCTGCCATTGAGAGTCCCGCTCCCCTTGGCCAGGCAGGACCCATGACGGACCTCATAAGCTTCAGCGTGGACACTAGCAATCTGCAGCCTGTTCCATCCCACGCACACAGTGAAGACACAGGCAGTGACTGTGCgt CTTATGTCCCAAGTAAACAGGATTCAAATCCGCCAGTTGTTCCCCGGAAGCCAACTTTAACCAGGCTGCCTAGCAGACCTGGCAAAC CGTCGGAAGCGGAGCCCTCGGACCCGCCACCGCCCCTCCCGACAGAGAAGCCAGTGAGTGGACTCCCTCCGCCCGTGGCCCAGAAACCCAGCATCGCCTCTCAGGCGACGGCTGCGCCCCGGGCACTG GAATCCTCTCAGTCAGAGGGCTTCTGCAGCTCTTTGGCAGGAAAGTCGATTCCTCAGCG CGGCAAAATTCCACCCCCCCGACCTCCTCCGCTTAAAGGAACCCCAGGAAGGCCGCCTCCGCCACGCCCCGCCCCCTGCCGATCCGGCCCGGACTCGGGACCAAAGGACACGTCGAGCCAAGGGTCACAAAAGAAGGGTCCTGCCTTGCCTCCACGGCCAAGCCCTGGCCACGCCCTCCTCAGCAGGAAGACG AAAGAAGAGGTTCTGATAGAGCTGGGCCAGAGCGAGGGTTCGGCAGCGGAGCGCCGAGCCGGAGAGCCCAAAAGTCCAGAAGCGCCATCCTCCGTGAGGATTGTGAGCCCCGCTGCGTGTGGCAGCGCACATCTGCAG GCTCCTGTTCCTGGACAAGGTTTGAAAGACAGCCATGGTCTACATGCGGAAGTACTACGCGATTTCACTGCAG GGGGTCCGGATGAGCTGCCCCTCAAAGCGGGCGACCGTGTCTCCATGATGCAGCGGGTGGACGGCGACTGGTTCCGTGGCACCTGCAGGAGCGCTTCCGGCATTTTCCCTGCCAGCCACGTCAAAGTGCTG TCAAGCGTGCCATCCGCAGAGAGCGGAAAGACGGCAAAACCCACAGCCACTCTGGTTAG CGGCCCCAGGTGCGTGGCGCGCTTCGCCTTCGCGGGGGACCACGGAGACGAGCTGTCCCTGTCCGAGGGCGACGTCGTCAAGCTTGTCGAGTACGTGGACCGGGAGTGGGCCCGTGGAGAGCTCGACGGCCTCGTGGGGATTTTCCCTCTCAATTTTGTGGAAATCGTGCAGGACCTTCCGGCTCCAGCAGCGCAGCCGTCCGGCGTGTGCG GCATGACTTCTTCACTCAAGAAGCAAGAAGCTGCTGAAGTGAGCGCGGTAACG GGAGACCCCCCGGGGGAGTGGGCCGTGGCCCTCTACAGCTTCACCGCTCAGACGGACGAGGACCTATCCTTCCAGCAGGGAGAGCACATTCTCGTCACGCAGCACGTCGACTCGGACTGGTGCTGCGGGAGGCTTAACGGCAGGGAAGGGCTTTTCCCGAAGGCCTTCGTCCAGATCCCTGCAG GGGACAAGTGCGGAATGTGA